The following coding sequences lie in one Nakaseomyces glabratus chromosome K, complete sequence genomic window:
- the ATH1 gene encoding alpha,alpha-trehalase ATH1 (CAGL0K05137g~Ortholog(s) have alpha,alpha-trehalase activity and role in cellular response to desiccation, cellular response to ethanol, cellular response to freezing, pathogenesis, trehalose catabolic process): protein MGFKDKILFWKDEVQYRTLAVADQVANRFFHSFENVYKGDESVEDADSRPVGLTNETLSHSSDFFVLPEERISTRVKIRRQNILNTTLILGMLIALVIWTAILSTNSYFSSSLASASPLFNKEGRVVRPMRESNLGLHADPQTRKSSKTLYDLLSDFDNAFYDDENMILGSLAFGENTYSRQPYVANGYIGSRIPNIGFGYALDTLNLYADAPGALNNGWPLRNRRFAGSFVSDFYSLQAKLNSTNFPELDEKGYTTVISSIPEWTDLQFTVDLNGTNWFNPQSVLIDDVINYNQNLSMKDGIVSTNMDWLNGMINIKSEVWAHRKIHSLGITRLEISLNLDALPDEFTELPVTIYDIIDFNTSHRTTLYEKGQDEDNKAIYMIVNPENVPYSNAVVYSTCTIKGTENNFSPYNFTSDDRIARNYMTNLTEENPKVVIYKYTSVVSSEYNNDEPNPNVNLKFASNIANTAKGNYKSLLSNHKRAWYDLYNDAFIEIPSDSLLEMTARSSLFHLLANTRQYNVSTTRGLPVGVGGLSSDSYGGMVFWDADVWMAPALLPFFPNIAMNMNNYRNATHQQAIENAKQYNYPGAVYPWTSGRYANCTSTGPCIDYEYHINVDIALASFSIYMNGAEGADEDYLRFTTWPMVKDAAVFFKAYVKYNETLGEYETYNLTDPDEFANHVNNGAFTNAGIKTLLKWATDIGTHLGEEVDPKWMEIADNIHIPRSDSNITLEYSGMNSSVEIKQADVTLMVYPLGYINDESILNNAIKDLYYYSERQSASGPAMTYPVFVAAAASLLNHGSSSQSYLYKSVLPYLRSPFAQFSEQSDDNFLTNGLTQPAFPFLTANGGFLQSILFGLTGLRYSYEVTPRTKKISRLLKFDPVKLPLLPGGIAIRNFKYMGQVLDIIIDDNNGTIAHKGGDKPIRIKVPNRDILHDRNITSALYSKRDDDLSATDDYYGTYFTLYPNEELVIPLYDTKLNIDGNIAESKQITNLTAGVPGDVGFSALDGNNYTHWQPFDKSDNAKLLIDLGFNSTHVIKKGIILWGQRPAKNISLSVLPHSERIEQLFANITDLLETSSITKGGSLLNQMLGQTQSNVTAEIDDDILALLNWKGDDLDQLIPYLPDMHLLQEKFIPILKDYPIKPNQRYYKEIIDDDIIKLLPSNTTEFTIDYNSIPGGEKRARYVVLTVHGTYDDDDDLKGATIKEIVLQE from the coding sequence ATGGGGTTTAAGGacaaaattcttttttggaAGGATGAGGTGCAATACAGAACGCTAGCTGTAGCAGACCAAGTTGCTAATAGGTTCTTCCATTCTTTTGAAAACGTATATAAGGGAGACGAATCTGTCGAAGATGCTGACTCGAGACCTGTTGGTTTAACTAATGAAACTCTTTCACATAGttctgatttttttgtattacCAGAAGAGAGAATAAGTACAAGAGTGAAAATACGAAGACAGAATATACTGAATACGACACTTATACTAGGAATGTTGATTGCGTTAGTTATCTGGACGGCTATTCTGTCCACTAACTCCTACTTTAGTAGCTCCCTTGCCTCAGCGTCCCCCTTATTTAACAAAGAAGGGAGAGTGGTGAGACCCATGAGGGAGTCCAACTTGGGTTTGCATGCGGACCCTCAAACCAGAAAGTCTTCAAAGACCCTGTATGATTTGCTGTCTGATTTCGACAACGCTTtttatgatgatgaaaatatgATCTTGGGTTCTCTTGCCTTTGGTGAGAACACTTACTCAAGACAACCATACGTTGCTAATGGTTACATTGGCTCACGTATCCCAAATATTGGTTTTGGTTACGCTTTGGATACTCTAAATTTATATGCTGATGCTCCTGGGGCTTTGAATAACGGCTGGCCGTTGAGAAACAGAAGATTTGCTGGGTCATTCGTCTCCGATTTCTACTCCTTGCAAGCCAAACTAAACTCTACTAACTTTCCTGAGTTGGATGAGAAAGGATACACTACtgtaatttcatcaattccTGAATGGACTGATTTGCAATTTACTGTTGATCTTAACGGTACTAATTGGTTTAATCCGCAATCTGTTTTGATTGATGATGTCATTAATTATAACCAAAATTTGTCGATGAAGGATGGCATCGTCTCAACAAATATGGACTGGTTGAATGGTATGATCAATATTAAGAGCGAAGTTTGGGCCCATAGAAAAATTCATTCTTTGGGGATTACCAGATTAGAAATCTCCTTAAACCTGGACGCCCTCCCTGATGAATTTACTGAATTACCGGTAACTATCTATGACATTATCGACTTCAACACTTCTCACAGGACAACTCTATATGAAAAGGGCCAGGACGAAGATAATAAGGCCATTTACATGATTGTTAATCCAGAAAATGTTCCATATTCAAATGCTGTTGTCTACTCTACGTGCACCATTAAAGGAACTGAAAATAACTTCTCACCATACAACTTTACTTCTGATGATAGGATTGCCAGGAACTATATGACCAACTTGACTGAGGAAAATCCGAAGGTTGTAATATATAAGTACACAAGTGTTGTTTCCTCCGAATACAACAATGACGAGCCTAATCCAAATGTCAATTTAAAATTTGCCAGCAACATTGCAAACACTGCTAAGGGTAACTATAAATCCTTACTTTCTAATCATAAGAGGGCATGGTATGACTTGTACAACGATGCCTTTATCGAAATTCCCTCTGATAGTCTTCTGGAAATGACTGCAAGATCTTCGTTGTTCCACTTACTTGCCAATACAAGGCAATATAATGTTTCAACAACAAGGGGTCTACCAGTTGGTGTTGGTGGTTTATCTTCGGACTCCTATGGTGGTATGGTATTCTGGGATGCGGATGTCTGGATGGCTCCAGCACTCCTACCTTTCTTTCCTAATATTGCTATGAACATGAACAATTATAGAAATGCCACACATCAGCAAGCCATAGAAAATGCTAAGCAGTATAACTATCCAGGAGCTGTTTATCCTTGGACTTCTGGTAGGTATGCTAACTGTACTTCTACTGGGCCATGTATTGATTATGAATATCATATTAATGTTGACATTGCTCTTGCATCATTTTCCATATATATGAATGGTGCAGAAGGTGCAGATGAGGACTATTTACGTTTCACAACATGGCCAATGGTTAAGGATGCAGCAGTGTTTTTCAAAGCCTACGTCAAATACAATGAGACTTTAGGTGAATATGAGACATATAATCTAACAGATCCGGATGAATTCGCTAATCATGTTAACAATGGTGCTTTCACCAATGCTGGTATAAAAACACTTTTGAAATGGGCAACTGATATTGGTACCCATTTGggtgaagaagttgatcCAAAATGGATGGAAATAGCCGATAACATACACATCCCTAGATCAGATTCTAATATTACTTTGGAATACTCCGGTATGAATAGCTCTGTTGAAATCAAGCAAGCAGATGTAACTTTGATGGTCTATCCATTGGGATACATTAATGATGAATCGATTTTGAATAATGCAATTAAAGATCTATATTACTATTCTGAAAGGCAATCTGCTTCAGGTCCTGCTATGACCTATCCAGTAtttgttgctgctgctgctaGTCTATTGAACCACGGATCATCTTCTCAGAGCTATCTATACAAGTCGGTTCTACCTTATTTGCGTTCTCCTTTTGCCCAGTTTAGTGAACAGTCGGACGATAATTTCTTAACAAATGGTCTCACACAGCCAGCATTCCCATTTTTAACTGCAAACGGTGGTTTCTTGCAGAGTATTTTGTTTGGCTTAACTGGTCTAAGATATTCTTACGAGGTCACGCCAAGGACTAAGAAGATCAGTAGATTACTAAAATTTGATCCTGTTAAGCTTCCACTATTGCCAGGTGGTATCGCCATTCGaaacttcaaatatatgGGTCAGGTATTGGACATTATCATTGATGATAACAACGGCACTATTGCTCATAAAGGTGGAGATAAACCGATCAGAATCAAGGTGCCTAATCGTGATATACTGCATGACAGGAACATTACTTCAGCGTTGTATTCGAAGAGAGACGATGATCTTTCTGCTACTGACGACTATTATGGTACTTACTTTACTTTGTATCCTAATGAAGAGCTGGTCATTCCATTATATGATACTAAACTAAATATTGATGGAAACATTGCCGAAAGCAAGCAGATTACAAACTTGACGGCTGGTGTTCCTGGAGATGTTGGCTTCTCAGCATTGGATGGTAACAATTACACGCATTGGCAACCATTCGATAAAAGTGATAATGCAAAGCTCTTGATTGATTTAGGTTTCAACAGCACGCATGTCATTAAAAAGGGTATCATCCTGTGGGGACAAAGACCAGCAAAGAACATTTCATTGTCAGTCTTGCCTCACTCAGAAAGGATCGAACAACTATTTGCTAATATTACAGACCTGTTAGAAACATCTTCAATAACTAAAGGTGGTTCACTATTGAATCAAATGTTAGGTCAGACACAGTCTAATGTCACAGCagaaattgatgatgatatcCTAGCTCTGTTGAATTGGAAAGGCGATGATCTGGATCAATTGATTCCTTACTTGCCTGATATGCATCTCTTGCAAGAGAAATTCATACCAATCTTAAAGGATTATCCTATAAAGCCAAACCAAAGATATTACAAAGAGATTATCGATGATGACATTATTAAGTTGCTACCAAGTAACACCACTGAATTCACCATAGATTATAACTCTATACCAGGAGGTGAGAAGCGAGCAAGATATGTAGTTTTGACAGTCCATGGTACTtatgacgatgatgatgaccTGAAAGGCGCAACCATCAAGGAAATTGTCCTTCAAGAATGA
- the YOP1 gene encoding Yop1p (CAGL0K05203g~Ortholog(s) have role in ER-dependent peroxisome organization, cellular protein localization, endoplasmic reticulum inheritance and endoplasmic reticulum tubular network membrane organization, more) — protein sequence MADVISSLQTQLKELDTKFAGNNVLNQLEQRTNLPKSYLVVGSTIFYLLLIFINVGGIGEILGNFAGFVIPAYYSILALKTTTTKDDTQLLTYWIVFSFLNVIEFWSKALLYIIPFYWFLKTIFLLYIALPQTGGATMIYNRFISPLTDKYILGPKKTDGVQQSVKEASRATGAATH from the coding sequence ATGGCTGACgttatttcttctttgcaaactcaattgaaagaattaGACACCAAATttgctggtaacaatgtTTTGAACCAATTGGAACAAAGAACCAATTTGCCAAAGTCTTATTTGGTTGTTGGCTCTACCATCTTCTACTTACTTTTAATCTTTATCAATGTTGGTGGTATTGGTGAAATTTTAGGTAACTTTGCCGGTTTTGTTATCCCAGCTTACTACTCTATCCTAGCTTTGAAGACCACCACTACCAAGGATGACACTCAATTGTTGACCTACTGGATTGTCTTCAGTTTCTTGAATGTCATTGAATTCTGGTCCAAGGCTTTGCTATACATCATTCCATTCTACTGGTTCTTGAAAACCATCTTCCTGTTGTACATTGCTTTGCCACAAACTGGTGGTGCCACTATGATTTACAACCGTTTCATCTCCCCATTGACTGACAAGTACATCTTGGGTCCAAAGAAGACCGATGGTGTGCAACAATCTGTTAAGGAAGCCTCTAGAGCTACCGGTGCTGCTACTCACTAA
- the APL4 gene encoding AP-1 complex subunit gamma (CAGL0K05225g~Ortholog(s) have clathrin binding activity, role in Golgi to vacuole transport and AP-1 adaptor complex localization), giving the protein MMRRSSSKKGSSGTYNGSSSLRNFIKDVRNAKTLADERAIINKQAAKIRTKLRDDHLSSDKKRNNIIKLLYLYILGERTHFGQVECINLIASDQYIDKRLGYLSTTLLLDESQDLLTLLTNLINNDLKHPNKYVVSLALTALGFLSSPELARDLYPDVEGLLKTYSTDPYILKKALQCCAKLIAKDSQLLEIVPIDLFLTLLKEYRSSLTSLSAAHGVLIGLSRLFQAIATAITNLVTPQETSESDPEDMAYRQNLAQQMIKIFSESSFLDDFYQVLASLSSRNLDPQFDVQGVSDPFLQCEVITTLRLYFKAYHKLATEINQEQVDGFNDLLTNIATNTDSTKSSGQAVLYEITRTIFDLQLPKPLQVLGINILGNFLSPRSVGGKKPTTAVITAQNNTKYVALNMLLKVVPSEPEAVRRHRKFISRCLNDQDISIRMRALELTFAIMDKDNLVELINEVLNFLAKSVMNNGSAKGGYSSSYKINSFGEDIDDSKDLIIFAVNHIVDKFGEISEEQGENIDNNWRLSVFVKILKLVGSYIPVDRISDILIAFNNTLEVNYKTDVIIRMLDISLREVMESTDKTTEDEFIEEGNLGWQLVSIWCIGEYGDIVLQALQSDSKLNETYGKTINEKTIVNYLKLKDTQYIRTNLKINHYVLTAALKLSVRIQDFALIEKLRQIIVGQTKNTDLLLQAKATQYEIIFSQPESIRKQILDAMPQFERAVKTEKPVTSISHLDNGKQSDRKHDPLLDLLGDTDVQDTKQQQKNNTNLLADLLLGENNNGIQSQGQTSKNNEDKLTLPESCTLLQTIDCLEIYASKITKDDTSAHLEIYYKNNGDVEVSNLQCLVAVTKTLKVVLGQLYPSVNIPANGIIKQTLKVSGTGNLKMRVKLSYSVGGSQQTQQFDHKFPELTL; this is encoded by the coding sequence ATGATGCGCAGAAGTTCTTCTAAGAAAGGGTCCAGCGGGACTTACAACGGCTCTAGCTCGCTCAGGAACTTCATCAAGGACGTGCGCAACGCAAAGACTCTAGCCGACGAGCGTGCCATAATCAACAAACAGGCAGCTAAGATAAGGACGAAGCTCAGAGATGACCACCTCTCCTCTGACAAGAAGCGTAACAACATCATCAAGCTGCTGTACTTGTACATCCTGGGCGAGCGCACGCACTTCGGGCAGGTCGAGTGCATAAACCTGATCGCCTCAGACCAGTACATCGATAAGCGGCTCGGATACCTGTCGACTACATTGCTGCTCGACGAGTCGCAGGACCTGCTCACTTTGCTCACAAACCTGATCAATAATGACCTGAAACACCCAAACAAGTACGTGGTATCTTTGGCACTGACCGCATTGGGGTTCTTGTCCTCCCCTGAACTGGCTAGAGACCTCTACCCTGACGTAGAGGGCCTGCTGAAGACCTACAGCACCGATCCTTATATACTGAAGAAGGCGCTGCAGTGCTGTGCCAAGCTGATCGCAAAGGACTCCCAGCTCCTCGAAATTGTCCCAATTGACTTGTTCCTGACTTTGCTGAAAGAGTATAGATCGAGCCTGACGAGCCTGTCCGCGGCCCATGGTGTGCTGATCGGTTTGTCAAGACTCTTCCAGGCCATCGCCACAGCAATTACGAACCTGGTAACTCCACAGGAAACATCCGAGTCCGATCCCGAAGACATGGCATACAGACAAAACTTGGCACAGCAAATGatcaaaatattctcaGAGTCCTCTTTCCTAGATGACTTCTACCAAGTTCTCGCTAGTTTATCATCCAGAAACTTGGACCCACAGTTCGACGTACAAGGCGTCTCGGACCCGTTCTTGCAATGTGAAGTTATCACTACATTGAGACTATACTTCAAAGCTTACCATAAGTTGGCTACAGAAATTAACCAAGAGCAAGTGGATGGATTCAACGACTTGCTAACAAATATCGCTACAAACACTGACTCCACTAAATCAAGCGGCCAGGCTGTACTATACGAGATCACAAGGACTATATTCGACTTGCAGCTACCTAAGCCCTTGCAAGTGCTGGGTATAAATATTCTAGGTAACTTCTTGTCTCCACGTAGTGTCGGAGGAAAGAAGCCCACCACTGCTGTGATCACAGCACAAAACAATACCAAATATGTCGCGTTAAACATGCTATTAAAGGTCGTTCCATCAGAACCTGAAGCTGTTAGAAGACATCGGAAGTTCATCTCCAGATGCTTGAACGACCAAGACATATCTATTAGAATGCGTGCACTTGAGCTAACTTTTGCAATCATGGACAAGGATAATTTGGTTGAGCTTATCAATGAGGTCTTGAACTTCCTCGCGAAATCTGTTATGAACAATGGTTCCGCGAAGGGGGGCTATTCATCCAGCTACAAGATCAACTCATTTGGAGAAGATATAGATGACTCAAAGGATTTAATTATATTTGCTGTGAATCACATAGTTGATAAGTTTGGTGAAATTTCGGAAGAACAAGGAGAAAATATAGATAATAATTGGAGACTTTCTGTTTTTgttaaaattttgaaattagTGGGCTCTTATATCCCTGTTGATCGTATCAGTGATATTCTAATTGCTTTTAATAATACATTGGAAGTAAATTACAAGACTGATGTTATTATTAGAATGCTGGATATATCACTAAGGGAGGTTATGGAGTCAACGGATAAAACTACCGAAGatgaatttattgaagaaggaaACTTAGGGTGGCAGCTTGTATCAATATGGTGCATAGGTGAATATGGAGATATTGTATTACAAGCACTTCAGAGCGATTCTAAGTTAAATGAAACGTATGGTAAAACGATAAACGAAAAGACAATTGTAAATTAtctgaaattgaaagataCGCAATATATCAGGACCAATCTAAAAATTAATCATTATGTATTAACTGCGGCTTTAAAGCTTTCAGTTAGGATACAAGATTTTGCATTGATAGAAAAGTTAAGGCAAATCATTGTTGgacaaacaaaaaatactgACTTATTACTTCAGGCAAAAGCGACACAGTATGAGATCATTTTTAGCCAGCCTGAAAGTATTAGGAAACAAATTTTGGATGCTATGCCTCAGTTCGAAAGAGCTGTTAAAACAGAAAAGCCAGTTACATCCATATCGCATTTGGATAACGGAAAGCAATCTGATCGAAAGCATGATCCGTTACTTGACTTACTGGGTGATACTGATGTACAAGATACTAAGCAGCAACAGAAAAATAACACAAACTTACTTGCTGATTTACTATTGGGCGAAAACAATAATGGTATTCAATCACAAGGCCAAACTAgcaaaaataatgaagataaACTCACACTTCCAGAAAGCTGTACTTTATTGCAAACTATTGATTGCCTAGAAATCTACGCTAGTAAAATCACTAAAGATGACACTTCTGCTCATCTGGAGATATACTATAAAAACAACGGAGATGTTGAGGTATCCAATCTTCAATGTTTGGTAGCTGTTACTAAGACACTAAAAGTTGTTTTAGGTCAACTGTATCCATCTGTCAATATTCCTGCTAATGGCATTATCAAACAGACCTTAAAAGTGTCAGGCACCGGTAATTTAAAAATGAGAGTAAAATTGTCATATTCAGTAGGTGGTTCTCAACAAACACAACAGTTTGACCATAAGTTTCCAGAGCTCACTTTATAA